One genomic region from Methanocorpusculum vombati encodes:
- a CDS encoding zinc finger domain-containing protein, with protein sequence MAATKCTSCNAPLAERGATEFKCPDCGEVIYRCAYCRKQSIKYTCPKCGFQGP encoded by the coding sequence ATGGCAGCTACGAAATGTACGTCATGTAATGCCCCGCTCGCAGAGCGCGGTGCAACCGAGTTCAAGTGTCCAGACTGCGGTGAGGTTATTTACCGCTGTGCATACTGCCGCAAGCAGAGCATTAAATATACCTGTCCGAAGTGCGGATTCCAGGGTCCGTGA
- a CDS encoding InlB B-repeat-containing protein: MRRLRNYGTQRPHDFSAKLRQGVVLLAALLLACTLMAGAVSAEEVTVTTWSDLQTKFSGGNTITLGADIEIQGPLTLTSGEVTLNLGNHKLYNSTGNAASYPITINGGTLIITGTGSIEYPTDLIQLSKGTVNIQSGTLIANGGGAAVVITGSTESNAKDYSNLIVGKDATLKGGWYVVFISAKTTEKKFYGITIDIAGKLLSCENPANGGALYINGVLQKENTQTNPPVITIRDTAVIAPSKGNAVYAAGYGKWIIEGGTFTGTEALSIKSGEWDIKGGTFTGNGPFYDPAIYNGNGSEETGAAVSITTNHGYAKNVRITITGGTFTSEKQSAFYEGSSWKKDGDFQSGSALKQVLITGGTFETKNETLSAIRIQNSGDTTNITKGISIKDAPNGNTLLYPGLNQTGVEWDGDATNGYTLKITEGGSYKLMESFKYAPYTDKNRLSIVTGVTLDLNGKTITAERDSGNAGDTAFISVNGKELTINGNGGGITTSGASSDGYKSCLFFAGKNTKLTINSGTFQSNGIVIAENAEVKDGQPLYAAPKTTLNGGTFTSTDSTAIYMTADNGELTVADGVQITGKTAGIEIRSGTANLNGGKITATGANTYPAYAAVPSNPITDGSAIVLVSKAGAYTAAIDLNIAGTTEITSTNGAAIRNYVRKGDGKGSMTADNATIKVIVSDTPKLAGAVAAIENAHYAGDTGATIVGTFALNGGYYKAPSYAELLVGNPAVTYQTGYSMSTEPVQDGYYAPTKTTAPEVKETVTPGSGGTVVITPPVSGSLVVEDKTVTITAAGTSGSDNSVTLKVTYEDGATVADTGASGKVASVEAEYKAIPLEDTTSGVTGAKVDMTITLTTVDTNLPTITGKLSDAKQTALQAFGSTYTTFKMGPAFVASHEKLAEFNNNVSTITLTFLVPKSWAPESGNIGVVHISDDANPVVTKSGLTVVTTDDGENWKVTVTSTKKFSGYSTYYAESSSPGPGPQPTYQPVSSSGSGNMENAFRVLFDTQGGSFISPSTGLSYGDKISQPPAPTKDGYTFGGWYKDEACTQSWSFASGIDGDMTLYAKWTPSSGGSSQTVSQTGSATAQQTVKATPAATQAQSTSAATPAPSGTSASGVSPTMTQAPAPVLGALLGLLAAGVLIRRRD, encoded by the coding sequence ATGAGAAGACTACGTAATTACGGGACGCAGCGTCCCCATGATTTTTCAGCGAAGCTGCGGCAGGGTGTGGTGCTGCTCGCTGCTCTGCTGCTTGCCTGCACACTGATGGCCGGGGCTGTCAGTGCGGAGGAAGTTACTGTTACTACATGGAGTGATCTCCAAACGAAATTCTCTGGTGGAAACACCATCACGTTAGGTGCTGATATCGAGATCCAAGGACCTCTCACTCTTACGAGTGGTGAGGTAACGCTGAATCTGGGAAACCACAAGCTGTATAATTCCACAGGAAATGCTGCGTCATATCCCATTACAATCAATGGCGGTACTTTAATCATCACGGGAACGGGAAGTATTGAGTACCCGACTGACCTGATTCAATTATCCAAAGGTACTGTGAATATTCAGTCAGGAACCCTTATCGCAAATGGTGGTGGTGCTGCTGTTGTAATTACCGGCAGCACTGAATCAAATGCGAAAGACTATTCCAACCTGATTGTGGGAAAGGATGCAACATTAAAAGGTGGCTGGTATGTTGTCTTCATCAGTGCAAAGACGACGGAGAAGAAGTTTTACGGTATCACCATAGATATTGCAGGAAAACTTCTCAGCTGTGAGAATCCAGCAAATGGTGGTGCTCTTTATATCAATGGAGTTCTCCAGAAAGAGAATACCCAAACCAATCCTCCGGTAATCACCATTCGTGATACTGCAGTAATTGCCCCAAGCAAAGGTAATGCGGTATATGCAGCAGGTTATGGAAAGTGGATCATCGAAGGAGGAACATTCACCGGAACGGAAGCTCTTAGTATCAAGTCAGGAGAATGGGATATTAAGGGCGGAACATTTACGGGAAATGGTCCATTCTATGACCCTGCAATCTACAATGGAAATGGTTCTGAAGAGACCGGTGCTGCGGTGAGTATTACCACCAATCACGGATACGCAAAGAACGTGAGAATAACCATCACCGGCGGTACATTTACGAGTGAGAAGCAGTCCGCATTTTATGAAGGTTCAAGCTGGAAGAAAGATGGTGATTTCCAGTCCGGTTCTGCTCTGAAGCAAGTTCTTATCACCGGCGGTACATTTGAAACGAAGAATGAGACACTGAGTGCTATTAGAATTCAGAACTCCGGTGATACCACCAACATCACCAAGGGTATTTCCATCAAAGATGCGCCGAACGGCAACACACTCCTCTACCCCGGCCTGAACCAGACGGGCGTAGAATGGGACGGCGACGCAACCAACGGTTACACGCTTAAAATCACCGAGGGCGGCAGCTACAAGCTGATGGAGAGTTTCAAGTATGCTCCCTACACAGACAAAAACCGCCTTTCAATTGTAACCGGAGTAACCCTCGATCTGAATGGAAAGACCATTACTGCCGAGAGAGACTCAGGCAATGCAGGTGATACAGCCTTCATCAGTGTGAACGGAAAAGAGCTGACCATCAACGGAAATGGTGGAGGAATTACCACCAGCGGTGCAAGCTCTGACGGTTACAAATCATGTCTGTTCTTTGCAGGAAAGAACACCAAATTAACGATTAACTCTGGTACGTTCCAGAGCAACGGAATTGTCATCGCGGAGAATGCCGAAGTAAAAGATGGTCAGCCTCTTTATGCCGCCCCGAAGACTACCTTGAACGGAGGCACCTTTACCTCAACCGACTCTACTGCAATTTACATGACCGCCGATAACGGCGAACTTACTGTTGCAGACGGAGTCCAGATCACAGGTAAGACCGCCGGTATCGAGATTCGCTCAGGAACGGCCAACCTGAACGGAGGTAAGATTACTGCCACTGGTGCCAACACCTATCCAGCGTACGCAGCTGTCCCGAGCAACCCAATCACTGACGGATCAGCAATTGTTCTTGTTTCAAAGGCTGGGGCCTACACGGCAGCTATTGACCTGAACATCGCTGGCACGACAGAAATCACCAGTACGAACGGTGCGGCAATCCGTAACTATGTCCGCAAAGGAGATGGAAAGGGTAGCATGACCGCAGACAATGCGACTATCAAAGTAATCGTCTCTGACACGCCGAAACTTGCAGGTGCTGTCGCAGCAATCGAAAACGCCCATTATGCGGGTGACACTGGTGCAACCATCGTGGGCACGTTCGCGCTCAACGGCGGATACTACAAAGCTCCGTCTTATGCCGAACTCCTTGTAGGCAACCCTGCTGTCACCTATCAGACCGGCTACTCCATGAGTACTGAACCAGTGCAGGATGGATACTACGCACCGACAAAGACAACAGCACCGGAAGTTAAAGAAACCGTTACGCCAGGATCGGGTGGAACTGTAGTAATTACTCCTCCTGTATCTGGATCATTAGTAGTCGAAGATAAGACCGTAACGATCACCGCCGCAGGAACAAGCGGCAGTGACAACTCTGTTACCTTGAAAGTCACCTACGAAGATGGTGCAACTGTTGCAGATACCGGTGCCTCCGGTAAGGTAGCCTCCGTAGAAGCCGAGTACAAAGCCATCCCTCTGGAAGATACAACCAGTGGGGTGACTGGCGCGAAGGTTGACATGACCATAACGTTGACAACTGTTGACACCAACCTGCCGACCATCACCGGAAAACTCAGTGACGCAAAACAGACTGCACTTCAGGCATTCGGCAGCACATACACCACCTTCAAAATGGGTCCGGCATTCGTTGCATCCCACGAAAAGCTCGCAGAATTTAACAACAACGTCAGCACTATCACCCTGACGTTCCTTGTCCCCAAGAGCTGGGCACCTGAATCCGGCAACATTGGTGTAGTGCATATTAGTGATGATGCAAACCCTGTTGTTACCAAGAGTGGGCTTACGGTTGTAACTACGGATGATGGAGAGAACTGGAAAGTAACGGTCACCAGTACCAAGAAATTCTCCGGATACTCCACCTATTACGCAGAATCCAGCAGCCCGGGTCCCGGACCGCAGCCCACATACCAGCCCGTGTCCTCCTCCGGCTCCGGCAACATGGAAAACGCCTTCCGTGTCCTCTTTGACACCCAAGGCGGCAGCTTCATCAGTCCCTCAACCGGCCTCTCCTACGGCGACAAGATCAGTCAGCCGCCCGCACCAACCAAAGACGGCTACACCTTCGGCGGCTGGTACAAAGACGAGGCATGCACGCAAAGCTGGAGCTTCGCCTCCGGCATCGACGGAGACATGACCCTGTATGCCAAATGGACCCCGTCCTCCGGCGGCTCATCGCAGACCGTGTCACAGACCGGCAGTGCAACCGCCCAACAGACCGTAAAGGCAACCCCGGCGGCGACACAGGCGCAGAGCACATCTGCGGCCACCCCCGCGCCCTCGGGAACCTCTGCCTCCGGCGTATCCCCGACCATGACCCAGGCACCCGCACCGGTACTTGGTGCCCTCCTCGGGCTCCTTGCCGCAGGTGTACTCATACGAAGAAGAGACTAA
- a CDS encoding MFS transporter, translated as MDSVHLNRQQYLVAITVAIACFLPPFIGEATNIALPSLISDLQLPMSMFGWILTIYLLTSTVFLIPAARYADKISKKVFFCLGVLLLGIGSLGIGLATTGEMVLVMRAVEGVGNALMFGTAIALVTSVVKVELRGTAIGIAMTGVFLGQLAGPLLAGALTDVYGWQMVYLILVPVALLSFVLAVPFVPRDVPTDTMPYDWPGAVLFIFGMTLGLYGFSKMPDLFALGLLVAGLVLLGLFFRYERRASNPLVPVQLILKNRGFTFNNSANLLYYVAIYAMGSLVSMYMTHAWGFSALERALVVTTQGLILVLFTIVAGKFYDHLLPRWLIVSGAVMAVAGGAAAFLLGVPSASPVWLLAAVVAASVAAFGCGSIVLAVIDRLVKNAPPRYATTTGLGIIVLGMLLLLTCGAEQAVWTMVAVQALFGVGIAIFVTPNSTAIMNAVTEQEYGMASGTLSTTRMLGMAISIGMMTVLTNLFLGAGVQMGQDHVGEFLVMMHATVVAAIVVLVVGMLLSWTADTQSR; from the coding sequence ATGGATTCTGTGCATCTGAACCGTCAGCAGTACCTGGTGGCGATTACTGTTGCGATTGCATGTTTTCTGCCGCCGTTTATCGGAGAGGCGACAAATATTGCGCTCCCCTCTCTGATTTCGGATCTGCAGCTGCCGATGAGTATGTTCGGCTGGATTCTGACGATATATCTGCTGACTTCAACAGTGTTTCTTATCCCTGCGGCACGGTATGCGGACAAGATCAGTAAGAAGGTGTTCTTTTGTCTGGGGGTGTTGCTTCTTGGGATTGGTTCGCTTGGTATCGGTCTTGCAACAACGGGGGAGATGGTGCTGGTGATGCGGGCGGTCGAAGGTGTGGGGAACGCGCTGATGTTTGGTACGGCGATTGCGCTGGTTACTTCGGTAGTGAAGGTTGAGCTTCGGGGTACGGCTATCGGGATTGCAATGACCGGTGTGTTCCTCGGACAGCTTGCAGGTCCGCTGCTTGCCGGGGCACTGACGGATGTGTACGGGTGGCAGATGGTGTATCTGATTCTGGTGCCTGTTGCCCTGCTGTCGTTTGTTCTGGCTGTTCCGTTTGTGCCGCGCGATGTGCCGACGGATACGATGCCGTATGACTGGCCGGGGGCGGTTTTGTTTATTTTTGGTATGACACTCGGGCTGTACGGGTTTTCGAAGATGCCGGATCTGTTTGCACTCGGACTGCTGGTTGCAGGACTTGTGCTGCTCGGGCTGTTCTTCCGGTATGAGAGGCGGGCATCCAATCCGCTGGTTCCGGTACAGCTGATTTTGAAGAACCGCGGGTTTACGTTCAATAATTCGGCGAATCTGTTGTATTATGTGGCAATTTATGCGATGGGGTCGCTGGTGTCGATGTATATGACCCATGCCTGGGGTTTTTCTGCGCTGGAACGTGCGCTGGTGGTAACGACGCAGGGACTGATTCTGGTGTTGTTTACGATTGTGGCCGGGAAGTTCTATGATCACCTGCTGCCGCGCTGGCTGATTGTGTCGGGTGCGGTGATGGCGGTGGCGGGCGGTGCTGCAGCATTTTTGCTTGGGGTTCCGTCTGCGAGTCCTGTCTGGCTGCTTGCAGCGGTGGTTGCGGCGAGTGTTGCGGCGTTTGGTTGCGGGTCGATTGTGCTTGCGGTCATTGATCGCCTGGTGAAGAATGCGCCGCCGCGCTATGCGACGACGACCGGGCTGGGTATTATTGTGCTTGGTATGCTGCTTCTCCTGACCTGCGGGGCGGAGCAGGCGGTCTGGACGATGGTTGCGGTACAGGCACTGTTTGGTGTGGGGATTGCAATTTTTGTGACGCCGAACAGTACGGCTATCATGAATGCGGTAACCGAGCAGGAGTACGGTATGGCGTCCGGTACACTTTCGACAACCCGTATGCTGGGGATGGCGATCTCTATTGGGATGATGACGGTGCTGACGAATCTGTTTCTCGGTGCCGGGGTACAGATGGGGCAGGATCATGTCGGGGAGTTTCTGGTGATGATGCATGCGACGGTTGTTGCGGCGATTGTGGTGCTGGTTGTCGGGATGCTGCTGTCCTGGACTGCGGATACGCAGTCCCGGTAA
- a CDS encoding DUF2115 domain-containing protein: protein MGFWNRSGAERYAAGDTDWSALARLLRKGELLAELQSCGAVFTPEDLEEMLVRYGKKLAHVRKEYAAVLLASARVQIVDGYHRMMTAKLAAVHADVRLPGSWKEFVRFAADQTRGNRLAELKYLIAAYAMYVADEPAHPVGTPFPGGYSVELHEGVYYCPVRAAQSEVDEALCRFCPAVQSRERDLVLTRGQREFVERGEKLENYFYHYHG, encoded by the coding sequence ATGGGGTTCTGGAACCGGTCCGGGGCGGAGCGGTATGCTGCCGGTGATACTGACTGGTCTGCTCTTGCACGTCTTTTGCGGAAAGGTGAACTTCTTGCGGAGTTGCAGTCCTGCGGGGCCGTGTTTACTCCGGAGGATCTGGAGGAGATGCTTGTACGGTACGGGAAAAAACTGGCGCATGTCAGGAAGGAGTATGCAGCGGTTCTTCTTGCTTCTGCCCGTGTCCAGATTGTGGACGGGTATCACCGCATGATGACAGCAAAACTTGCAGCTGTTCATGCTGATGTTCGTCTGCCGGGGTCGTGGAAGGAGTTTGTGCGGTTTGCTGCGGATCAGACCCGGGGAAATCGGCTTGCAGAGCTCAAGTATCTGATCGCTGCGTATGCTATGTACGTTGCGGATGAGCCGGCCCATCCGGTGGGGACGCCGTTTCCCGGCGGATACTCCGTTGAGCTGCATGAGGGTGTGTATTACTGTCCGGTACGTGCTGCCCAGAGTGAAGTGGATGAGGCGCTTTGCCGGTTCTGTCCTGCGGTGCAGAGCCGTGAACGGGATCTGGTGCTTACCCGCGGGCAGCGTGAGTTTGTGGAACGCGGGGAGAAACTGGAGAACTACTTCTACCATTACCACGGGTGA
- a CDS encoding NAD(P)H-dependent oxidoreductase, whose translation MASILITCYSRTGKTKLLAEAIGRGAAEVPGIKVDVLAFNRVTASDFVRYDGIILGSPVYFGGVASEFKELIDDTTFVRGRLCGKVGAAFTTAGDRTGGKETAILSIVQAMLIHGMIVVGDPIANSEGNEEHSGGHYGLAADGQLRETDLEHGVNFGRYVATVVARMTGAAAE comes from the coding sequence ATGGCTTCCATACTCATCACCTGCTACAGCCGCACAGGCAAAACAAAACTGCTCGCCGAAGCCATCGGCCGCGGCGCCGCAGAAGTCCCTGGAATAAAAGTTGATGTACTCGCATTCAACCGTGTAACAGCAAGCGACTTCGTCCGATATGACGGAATTATTCTCGGCTCTCCCGTATACTTCGGCGGAGTCGCCTCCGAATTCAAAGAACTTATCGACGACACAACCTTCGTCCGGGGCCGGCTCTGTGGAAAAGTCGGTGCAGCCTTCACCACCGCAGGCGACCGTACCGGCGGCAAAGAAACAGCAATCCTCTCCATCGTCCAGGCCATGCTCATTCACGGCATGATCGTCGTCGGCGACCCGATCGCAAACTCAGAAGGAAACGAAGAACACTCCGGCGGCCACTACGGCCTCGCAGCGGACGGCCAGTTACGTGAAACAGACCTTGAACACGGCGTCAACTTCGGCAGATACGTAGCAACAGTCGTCGCACGCATGACCGGCGCTGCCGCAGAATAA
- a CDS encoding Tex family protein, producing the protein MILSTGPGSTRLCRKVADSLSLPEESVTAVASLFGSGATVPFIARYRKEATGSLDEVAIASVRDALIRIKQVDDRRGSILATLRERKVLTADLQDKLLAADTVAELEDIYLPFRPKRQTRASVARDRGLAPLAAVLRMQDVRLSPEAAAATFLTPEVPTAADALAGARDIIAEEISEDAGLRGMIRGIYARSAHLSSGVVKGKAEDASVYAGYFAWDELITRAASHRVLAVMRGEREGVLRLHLAPPEERVLKELIPRVVTGTGAASSEVAAAAADAYRRLIAPSLEREFFNTIKERADTEAISVFAENLRHLLLAEPAGEKRVLAIDPGYRTGCKFVCLDATGGVVETGVLYPETKRTQARETVIRLCKTHAIDIIAIGNGTAGRETEKFVKGITFGRPLPVLLTSECGASVYSASAEARREFPDLDVTLRGAVSIGRRVQDPLAELVKIDPKSLGVGQYQHDVDQNRLAAKLADVVEQTVNAVGVNLNTASSALLSYVSGIGPALAEKIVAYRSANGPFRNRRELLNVPGVGPKTFEQAAGFLRIRGGDNSLDMTGVHPERYSLVERMAADLGVPAGRLAGSTELLKRIDPERYVSPDCGLVTVTDIIEELANPGRDIRVTGEEEFSFDSTVQEITDLTEGMVLPGIVTNVTAFGAFVDVGVHQDGLVHISELADRFVAHPSEVVQVGNHVRVVVLAVDTARGRISLSMKRAV; encoded by the coding sequence ATGATCCTCTCCACAGGCCCCGGTTCCACCCGCCTCTGCCGCAAAGTTGCCGATTCCCTTTCCCTTCCTGAGGAGTCCGTTACTGCGGTTGCGTCGCTGTTCGGCAGCGGGGCAACCGTCCCTTTCATCGCCCGCTACCGGAAAGAGGCCACAGGTTCCCTTGACGAGGTTGCCATCGCTTCGGTGCGTGACGCACTTATCCGCATCAAACAGGTTGACGATCGCAGGGGAAGCATTCTTGCAACGCTTCGGGAACGAAAGGTTCTGACCGCTGATTTGCAGGACAAACTCCTCGCGGCCGATACCGTTGCTGAGCTTGAAGATATCTATCTGCCGTTCCGGCCAAAGCGCCAGACCCGTGCAAGCGTTGCCCGCGACCGCGGTCTTGCACCGCTTGCTGCGGTTCTGCGCATGCAGGATGTGCGGCTGTCGCCGGAGGCGGCAGCCGCAACCTTCCTCACTCCGGAGGTTCCGACAGCGGCGGATGCGCTTGCCGGTGCACGGGACATTATTGCCGAGGAGATCTCCGAGGACGCCGGTCTCCGCGGTATGATTCGCGGCATCTATGCCCGTTCCGCACATCTCTCTTCCGGGGTGGTGAAGGGAAAGGCCGAGGATGCCTCGGTGTATGCCGGATATTTTGCCTGGGACGAGCTGATCACCCGTGCAGCATCCCACCGCGTGCTTGCGGTGATGCGGGGTGAACGGGAAGGCGTACTCCGCCTGCATCTCGCGCCGCCGGAGGAACGTGTTCTCAAAGAACTGATTCCGCGTGTCGTGACCGGTACCGGTGCGGCTTCGTCCGAAGTTGCGGCAGCAGCAGCTGATGCCTACCGCCGTCTGATTGCCCCGTCACTGGAACGCGAGTTTTTCAACACGATTAAGGAGCGTGCCGACACCGAGGCGATCTCGGTGTTTGCCGAGAACCTTCGTCATCTCCTGCTTGCCGAGCCTGCCGGAGAGAAGCGGGTGCTTGCAATCGATCCGGGATACCGTACCGGCTGCAAGTTTGTCTGCCTTGATGCGACCGGCGGTGTTGTGGAGACCGGTGTTCTCTATCCGGAGACGAAGCGTACTCAGGCACGCGAAACGGTGATCCGGCTCTGCAAGACGCATGCAATCGACATCATCGCGATTGGAAACGGTACGGCAGGCCGGGAGACGGAGAAGTTTGTCAAAGGTATCACCTTCGGCAGACCGCTGCCGGTTCTGCTGACAAGTGAGTGCGGTGCGTCAGTGTACTCGGCGTCGGCGGAGGCACGGCGCGAGTTCCCGGATCTTGACGTCACGCTTCGCGGGGCGGTGTCCATCGGACGCCGTGTCCAGGATCCGCTGGCGGAACTGGTCAAGATCGATCCAAAATCGCTTGGTGTCGGTCAGTATCAGCATGATGTGGATCAGAACCGGCTTGCCGCAAAACTTGCCGATGTGGTCGAGCAGACGGTGAACGCCGTCGGGGTGAACCTCAATACGGCAAGTTCCGCGCTGCTCTCCTACGTGTCGGGTATCGGGCCGGCACTTGCCGAAAAGATCGTTGCCTACCGGTCCGCAAACGGTCCGTTCAGGAACCGCAGGGAACTGCTGAACGTTCCGGGAGTCGGGCCGAAGACTTTTGAACAGGCCGCAGGATTTCTCCGTATCCGCGGAGGCGATAATTCGCTTGATATGACCGGTGTGCATCCCGAGCGGTATTCCCTTGTGGAACGGATGGCAGCGGACCTTGGCGTCCCCGCAGGAAGGCTTGCAGGCAGTACCGAGCTTTTGAAACGGATCGATCCGGAGAGGTATGTGAGTCCGGACTGCGGTCTTGTGACGGTCACCGACATCATTGAGGAGCTGGCAAATCCGGGCCGTGACATCCGTGTTACGGGGGAGGAGGAGTTTTCCTTTGATTCCACCGTGCAGGAGATTACTGATCTGACCGAGGGTATGGTGCTTCCGGGCATTGTTACAAACGTTACGGCGTTCGGGGCGTTCGTGGATGTGGGTGTGCATCAGGACGGACTTGTGCACATCAGTGAGCTTGCTGACCGGTTTGTTGCACATCCGTCCGAGGTGGTTCAGGTGGGGAATCATGTCCGCGTGGTGGTGCTGGCGGTTGATACGGCCCGCGGCCGTATCAGTCTGAGCATGAAACGGGCGGTGTGA
- a CDS encoding tetratricopeptide repeat protein yields MSGDDGINDSRYWFSRGETERDCGNLRQARLCFERAADLDAEVPKYWAELGLVLSECGEHDDAVKCLRRATDLDPKCAESWCGRGVVFCRSGDIDAALFAFDRAVRLNPEVSDYWLNLGLMFAELGDHAKAVTAFECGLEINLYDEELWKQKAACLAKLGEEVRARHCFERAGEIEMERATRPEYFP; encoded by the coding sequence ATGAGTGGTGATGACGGGATAAACGACAGCCGGTACTGGTTCAGCCGCGGGGAGACCGAACGCGACTGCGGCAACCTCCGGCAGGCACGGCTGTGTTTTGAACGGGCGGCTGATCTTGACGCCGAAGTTCCCAAGTACTGGGCTGAACTTGGTCTGGTACTCAGTGAATGCGGCGAACATGACGATGCTGTCAAATGCCTCAGACGGGCAACGGACCTCGATCCGAAATGCGCGGAAAGCTGGTGCGGCCGGGGTGTCGTCTTCTGCCGGTCAGGAGACATTGACGCTGCGCTCTTCGCCTTCGACCGGGCAGTACGACTGAACCCCGAGGTCTCCGACTACTGGCTCAACCTCGGCCTGATGTTTGCCGAACTCGGCGACCATGCAAAAGCGGTGACCGCGTTTGAGTGCGGACTGGAGATCAATCTCTACGACGAAGAACTCTGGAAACAGAAAGCAGCGTGTCTTGCAAAACTCGGCGAGGAGGTGCGGGCGCGGCACTGCTTTGAACGTGCCGGCGAGATCGAAATGGAACGGGCAACACGACCGGAATACTTCCCCTGA
- a CDS encoding tetratricopeptide repeat protein, whose translation MGLFDRIKKTGTNENAGTAARKYSEALSYLQYNRYSDALWCLDEALAADPSSAPAWNDKGRILALQGKQTEAIPCYDKAIELRPTTAVYYHNKGDTLATFGDTLAADQCFLEALRYEPDNVIYLTSHARMLAEMGNYKEADDIMTRVCKAEPRAPEHWFNRATLLYNAGKLQDAIACYSAVTEIAPGHAVSYFNCGNALRDLGKYEEAIARYDRALKYDRTMTGAMNNKGLALSCLGKHLEAHDCFRRVLIALPKSPDIWYNKGYELLQLGEISDAVTAFDTALSCCSDEDTELKTRITAEKEKALRQKK comes from the coding sequence ATGGGACTATTTGACCGGATCAAAAAAACCGGCACAAACGAAAACGCAGGAACAGCAGCCCGAAAATACAGCGAAGCACTCTCCTACCTGCAGTACAACCGGTACAGTGACGCACTCTGGTGCCTTGACGAAGCACTCGCCGCCGACCCGTCCAGCGCACCCGCATGGAACGACAAAGGACGCATCCTTGCCCTGCAGGGAAAACAAACCGAAGCAATACCCTGCTATGACAAAGCAATCGAACTCCGGCCAACAACCGCCGTCTATTACCACAACAAAGGCGACACCCTTGCAACCTTTGGCGACACCCTTGCAGCCGACCAGTGCTTCCTCGAAGCACTCCGGTATGAACCCGACAATGTGATATACCTGACCAGCCACGCGCGAATGCTCGCAGAAATGGGAAACTACAAAGAAGCAGACGACATCATGACCCGCGTCTGCAAAGCAGAACCCCGTGCCCCCGAACACTGGTTCAACCGGGCAACCCTGCTCTACAACGCAGGAAAACTCCAAGACGCCATCGCATGCTACTCAGCCGTCACCGAAATTGCACCAGGACACGCAGTCAGCTACTTCAACTGCGGAAACGCACTCCGTGACCTGGGAAAATATGAAGAAGCCATCGCCAGATATGACCGTGCGCTCAAATACGACCGTACCATGACCGGCGCCATGAACAACAAAGGACTCGCTCTCAGCTGTCTGGGAAAACATCTCGAAGCACACGACTGCTTCCGCCGCGTCCTCATCGCACTGCCAAAATCCCCGGACATCTGGTACAACAAAGGCTACGAACTCCTGCAGCTCGGCGAAATCAGCGACGCCGTCACCGCATTCGACACAGCCCTCTCCTGCTGCAGTGACGAAGACACCGAACTCAAAACGCGGATCACCGCCGAAAAGGAAAAAGCCCTCAGACAAAAGAAGTGA
- a CDS encoding elongation factor 1-beta: MGEVAVILKVMPESPDVDMEKLQAEIREKIPGIQDMRVEPIGFGLSAIKIAMITEDEEGSGDKIESLFAGIAGIDRAEIESLNRML; the protein is encoded by the coding sequence ATGGGCGAAGTTGCAGTTATTTTAAAGGTCATGCCGGAGTCTCCGGATGTTGACATGGAAAAGCTTCAGGCTGAGATCAGAGAGAAGATCCCCGGAATTCAGGATATGAGAGTTGAGCCGATTGGGTTTGGTCTCTCTGCAATCAAGATTGCTATGATCACTGAGGATGAAGAGGGTTCCGGCGATAAGATTGAGAGTCTTTTTGCAGGAATTGCAGGCATTGACCGTGCAGAGATTGAGTCTCTGAACCGGATGCTCTAA
- the yciH gene encoding stress response translation initiation inhibitor YciH — protein MNSGICPKCGLPKELCICEEVAKEQQRISVKVSKRRYGKEVTVVDGLDPYEIDLEDLSKFLKGRLACGGTVKENSIELQGNHRDRVKELLTTRGYSIDNIS, from the coding sequence ATGAACAGTGGCATCTGCCCGAAATGTGGTTTACCAAAAGAACTCTGTATTTGTGAAGAAGTCGCAAAGGAACAGCAAAGAATCAGCGTGAAAGTAAGCAAGAGACGGTACGGAAAAGAGGTGACCGTTGTGGACGGTCTGGATCCGTATGAGATCGATCTCGAGGATCTCTCCAAGTTCTTAAAAGGACGCCTTGCCTGCGGCGGCACGGTGAAGGAAAATTCCATTGAACTTCAGGGAAATCACCGCGACAGAGTAAAGGAACTGCTGACCACACGCGGATACAGTATCGATAATATCAGCTGA